From Pyrenophora tritici-repentis strain M4 chromosome 1, whole genome shotgun sequence, the proteins below share one genomic window:
- a CDS encoding CFEM domain containing protein — translation MKLATSSLLAIFTIFPAVYTLPTTHLLSRQSKLPTCGATKCLATTNGLFDGCAPGDLVCICTLEQSEVDRYVSTVQPCLDGEAGKAECTAGGVANYKQLLAKVCMEPEYGSLNRTVEFAPVMEEQEQEEGPAVTTTAVRV, via the exons ATGAAACTCGCCACCAGCTCCCTCCTCGCAATCTTCACTATCTTTCCCGCTGTATACACACTACCAACAACCCACTTACTCTCCCGCCAATCCAAACTACCCACATGCGGTGCC ACCAAATGTCTCGCCACCACAAACGGCCTCTTCGACGGATGCGCTCCCGGTGACCTAGTCTGCATCTGCACACTCGAACAGAGCGAAGTCGATCGTTATGTTAGTACTGTGCAGCCGTGTTTGGATGGTGAGGCTGGGAAGGCCGAGTGTACGGCGGGGGGTGTTGCTA ATTATAAACAACTTCTTGCAAAGGTTTGCATGGAGCCCGAGTATGGGAGTTTGAATAGGACTGTCGAGTTTGCTCCGGTGATGGAGGAACAGGAACAGGAAGAGGGACCTGCGGTGACGACGACGGCGGTGAGGGTTTGA
- a CDS encoding TT-ORF1 multi-domain protein has translation MVLTCAISQNCQRTPPHRLHCEHLLDNETAYFRCVCNRAQSLTDNEFFNARCVFEECSEDRDRQAFITAYKKGCVDLGMRLRDITGEWGIQHWAEYGDGAWDADEDEDEYTDGSDGDAWVNDEE, from the exons ATGGTACTCACCTGCGCC ATATCACAAAACTGCCAGCGCACCCCACCCCACCGCCTCCACTGCGAACACTTACTAGACAACGAGACTGCGTACTTCCGTTGTGTATGCAACCGAGCGCAGTCGTTGACTGATAATGAGTTTTTCAACGCACGATGTGTGTTTGAGGAATGCTCGGAAGACCGTGATCGACAGG CATTCATAACGGCGTATAAGAAAGGCTGCGTCGACTTGGGAATGAGACTACGCGATATCACTGGTGAATGGGGGAT TCAGCACTGGGCCGAGTACGGAGACGGCGCCTGGGATGcagacgaagacgaagacgagtACACTGATGGAAGCGACGGAGATGCGTGGGTCAACGACGAGGAATAG